Genomic window (Deltaproteobacteria bacterium):
AAGTTTTGAAACCACAGTAAGATTAGGTTTGTATTTTCCTCTTTCAATTGATGAGAGGGAAATCTGAGGGATTTGACATATTGAAGACAGATTGGTTTGAGTTAGGCATTTAGCAATTGAGTGCATCCTGCTATCTTCTAGTTCTTTTATAAGATTCCAGAAATTCTTTCAATTTGTACGAAAACTCAGGGTCGTTATGAAGGAGTAGTTCTACTTTAGCCAAAAGGATATC
Coding sequences:
- a CDS encoding helix-turn-helix transcriptional regulator: MHSIAKCLTQTNLSSICQIPQISLSSIERGKYKPNLTVVSKLASTFQVNTHWLETGKDLPFNDLKG